tttttatttataagtctTTTGACGGCAATAAGTAACCAATCATTCACCCCAGCGAATAAATCCCCTTAAACACTGCCACTGCTATTCCATACTTGATTGAGAGATGTACAGCTTGAGAAGAAATGTAGAGCATAGTAATACAAAGGagaatttaaaatttgctttatcaTAGTCGAGGTCATCTTTGACTCCAAGGCCGTATTAAGTCATTCTACTTTTTTGAATTTCTGTTTCCGTGTAGACTCCACTGGTAGACAAGTTTTTGATAATCAGTTTTGCCAGTGACTAATGTAAGCACTGGGGACATAGAGcctgagaaaagaacagaatcCTAATTCAGAGAAAAAAGCTAATGGCCCATTATGAAACACACTGGTTTGTTCATCAGGAAAAACAGTTAAGGCAGTGATAAAGGAATGACAGactcaaaatgaaaaactgtgGTCTCAGagttagaatagaatagaatagaatagaatggaatagaaatgGCCTATTTGCCAAATTGAATTTATTCCAACAGAGAGGTAACAAATCACTATTCTTTTAGTAAATCTAAAAACATTATTATGTGGAGTGATTCTGTCATTGGTGAAgaaattattcttatttctttaaaaattttttaatatattttttttattttttgagggagagagacagagacgaaacatgagtggggggggggggtggagacaaagggagagacacaaatctgaaacaggctccaggctctgagctctcagcacagagcccaatgcggggctcgaactcaggcaCCAGGAACAtgagccgaagtgagatgctaaaccaactgagccacccaggtgcccctgtgaagaAATTATTCTTAAGGAATCCAGGCAGTTCCATGAGACAAATGAGAACTCCTAATTTTCTCATATCACAGCTTGCGAatcaatttagaaataaaagaaaaagatgaagggaAAAAGGTTGGatcacagagagggaaaaactTACTAAAATGAGGAACTAAATTGTACTGAgtggttgaaaaaataaaaattctgggaAATAAATGAGAGACACAAACTCTATGTCTACAatctgcttaaaaaaacaaaacacaatttctGAGCTAAGACTTTGAGGCTTGCAATCCTGGGAAATTCTTCAACCGCAGGACAATTGGACCTTTTCTAACTGCCATTGCAGAGAATCTCTTCAGAGCCCTCTTTATGTCTttgttcctcaggctgtagatgaaggggttcagcatgggcGTGACCACCGTGTACATCACCGAGGCTGTGGCACTTGACCGTGAGCCCTGGGTAGCAGCAGAGCTGAGGTACACCCCCAGGCCAGTACAATAAAATAAGGAGACAACCGAGAGGTGAGATGCACAGGTGGAAAATGCTTTAGACTTGCCCTGAGCTGATGAGATCCCACGTATGGAGGAAAGTATCTTGGAGTAAGAGTAAAGGATCCCAACGAAAGGACCGCCACCCACTAGGATAGTTGCAAAGTACATCACCAAGTTATTAAGAAAGGTGTCAGAACAGGCAAGTTGGATCATCTGATTGAGTTCACAGGAAAAATGGGGGATTTCCAAGCCTGTCCAGAAGGACAGCCGCAACCATTGAAGTTTGCAACAAGGAATGCAGGACACTTGTGATCCAGGACACCAGGACCAGCAGGGCACAGAGCCGGGGGCTCATGATGACCGTGTATTGCAGGGGGTGACAGATGCCACAAACCTGTCATAGGCCATAATGGCCAGGAGGCAGATGTCCAATCCTGAAAAGATTATGAAAAAGTTCACCTGTGTGATGCAGTCCTCATAGGTTATGACTTTGCTCTGGGTCTGGATGTTCCAGAGCATCTTCGGGACGGTGGTGGAGGTGAAGCAGATGTCTACAAAGGACAGGttggccaggaagaagtacatgggtgtgTGGAGGCGGGAGTCAGAGCTGACGGCCAGGAGGATGAGCAGGTTGCCAAACACAGTGATCAGGTACATGGAGAGGAAAAGCCCAAATACGAGGGGCTGCAGTTCTGGACCCTCTGAAAATCTCAGAAGCAGAAATTCTGATATCCGTGTATCATTTCCTGGTTCCATGAGGTTGCACTGACCACGAGGAAAGACGATGGGAGACATCATTAATTTTCACCTGAACAGCATCACTCACATTGTTGCAATGCTACGATTTATATTTTGCTGTCAAGAAGTTGTAGTGAGGGTCAAACATATTCCAGGCCTTGTCTAGGCAATGAGTCCGGGAAATCAAAAGCCAGTATAATCCAGTGATGGAGAAtgaacagaaggaaataaaaatatcaataggACATCAGAGGGTGTCAAGTGCTGTGAAGAGAACAAGAGTAGGTATAAAGGAGAGCGTGAATACAAGTGTTATTTTGTAATTGGTGTTCAGTCAAGAACAGTGAACAAGGCGACATCTGAATGGAGACCTCAGGGAAAGGAAGGCGGGAGCCACGGCATCTCTGGGGAAGTGTGTGCTGGCTGAGCGAATGGCCTCTGCTAAGGCCCGAGGATGATCCTACTTTGAGCTATTTGGGTCCCAAACAGGAAGCAT
This DNA window, taken from Neofelis nebulosa isolate mNeoNeb1 chromosome 4, mNeoNeb1.pri, whole genome shotgun sequence, encodes the following:
- the LOC131508491 gene encoding LOW QUALITY PROTEIN: olfactory receptor-like protein OLF4 (The sequence of the model RefSeq protein was modified relative to this genomic sequence to represent the inferred CDS: inserted 3 bases in 2 codons), coding for MMSPIVFPRGQCNLMEPGNDTRISEFLLLRFSEGPELQPLVFGLFLSMYLITVFGNLLILLAVSSDSRLHTPMYFFLANLSFVDICFTSTTVPKMLWNIQTQSKVITYEDCITQVNFFIIFSGLDICLLAIMAYDRFVXICHPLQYTVIMSPRLCALLVLVSWITSVLHSLLQTSMXLRLSFWTGLEIPHFSCELNQMIQLACSDTFLNNLVMYFATILVGGGPFVGILYSYSKILSSIRGISSAQGKSKAFSTCASHLSVVSLFYCTGLGVYLSSAATQGSRSSATASVMYTVVTPMLNPFIYSLRNKDIKRALKRFSAMAVRKGPIVLRLKNFPGLQASKS